One genomic segment of Drosophila melanogaster chromosome 3R includes these proteins:
- the CG2747 gene encoding uncharacterized protein, isoform E — MENLNFARTPQFLRKVISEARRSFINSDHFSASSTRGRSETEEEAISEMELAHTLILNEDALKQLPEHKRPVFELEWLRYLEKALPLVSKAEIKASQKKLVQQLSERIQGAPGPPIRKLIASALATLFSVGDTFMLFDTVNACNDILKNKDDSPSYLPTKLAAICVLGSMYEKLGRMMGRTYEDTVQILIRTLRNAESQARIEIMHTLEKVSAGMGTAIANVHKDIYKAAKHCLLDRVMAVRVAAARCILKMIYSAPFLYQTELESLGTLCFRAFDGSNYEVRCAVAQLLGTLLAYTQQLAEAATSKKKQGQAVAIQAGKGATQRLVSLDEALGILMSGFLRGGASFLKGTGEIIKGSSGVNREVRVGVTHAYVVFVQFMGSVWLERQLSTFLAHVLDLVANPKAACSHVDAVYSRKCISFILRSTIGKMLGEKAQSAACKELVHLVAKQMNSIDFNPENAKDSNQETLFSQHLLVCALQELSSLLIGLGTTAQNLLGDQSLQAIDATCAVLVHPCAAARLAAAWCLRCACVAVPGQITPLIDRFVEAIEQMRSSPEAMAGYSCALAAILGSVRYSPLGIPHTKGKVVFNCAEELLRSASQNSRMSLHRTQAGWLLIGAIMTLGSPVVKGLLPRMLLLWRNSFPRSNKELESEKARGDAFTWQVTLEGRAGALSVMHSFLLNCPDLLNEDITRRLLTPIESALAMLVNLASVLKSYGTQLKAPAAMVRLRLFETLTLLPANALEASYTHLLRMLVSEFTLSDNAANTTNSLLRTLCHGDDSIILGTWLQETNHRTIEDQLQPNSAAGSGALEHDPCCLYRPRSAQGNGSSSNGSSATSTGGSNGGGGSNIQQISKAQQCPGPLPLGVAVIDMAVTLYGTIFPKVANKHRLQMLEHFTECIRQAKSSRQEAVQMNIFTALLCALKNLTDSKTSLGQEDVRKSATALIVASLTSANSTIRCAAGEALGRLAQVVGDSHFTAELAQNSFDKLKSARDVVTRTGHSHALGCLHRYVGGMGSSQHLSTSVSILLALGQDSASPVVQAWSLYALAQIADSGGPMFRGYVEATLTLCLKLLLTVPHAHVDVHQCVGRVVNALITTVGPELQGGGGAVATMRGSFLCSAALLQSHSDPLVQAEAIGCLQQLHLFASKSLQLEELVPTLVGMLACNYFILRKASVSCLRQLAHREAKEVCELALTINAEQLPDLVITEYGLPGLLFSLLDTETDAEMLRNIHDTLTSMLQMLAADNLSSWLSLCKNVLTVAVEGGLNDDPAAGEQSKSKEAGGEDDEEDEEEEYADDVTEYRAEENTSTHPAVQPRWPTRVFAAQCVRRIIASCEAASSVHFDLLQAKEQQLIRSRGDYLILHLAELIRMSFMAATSDSDQLRLEGLRTLQEIIDRFANVPEPEFPGHLLLEQFQAQVGAALRPAFAPDTPSHVTAAACEVCSAWIGSGVARDIGDLKRVHQLLVSSLDKLSSKTNSTQLYNESMATLEKLSILKAWAEVYIVAMIGNGKAPASLLNLQSQQSGFQSLTNLETDSDVPDSRGESLLGLVQPELHNLSTHWLSAMKDHALLLLPAEFQSQLPHDGGAFYTTDTINSSKPHYMTSWPPILYASALWLRDEGFARHLDTSEAAAESNNNQITHGSLSADRFHMIFGICMEALCSMRSSERPRNIVSCLRSLHSIFDSDWARRQLVKDRALTIELCHVLHRQILTRDELLVQLLCVEILKQTIRAAREDLERKRDDNANSEDGKGGERHGEDDSMQPGSSHVYAVLEVCLCLFVRQIPTMNPTRQGAGGSGLQLDFAYAKMATGSSFFSVLGDENGLLVSSGLQCVEQLMDLCTPKGALAILPTVLYMTTSIVKEIANKSAIDSTILANTCAVKSALQCLRSVCVHKWAKVEETTEEWQQLLQSALATIVDLTKTAGDNEERKVDEVTMLLAITVFILHTPASVVATPSLQYPCINHFRQCLQSENLSVKLRCIETTRSIFARAELKTATPYIHALAPRIIESLYAESSKVPTSELELQVTLESIVTVEQLIDLSEPQNRNMNLLQDIQMLTLLVPVLIGFLAEPSRLRTLPKYQRQLHDQALQWLLKIGPKYPQEFKALMGQTPELRQKLEAAIRSQQQSINIAQKASEAQRNLLAKPQKPTIKLKTDFSNFQ, encoded by the exons ATGGAAAACTTAAACTTTGCACGCACGCCGCAATTTCTGCGCAAAGTTATCTCCGAGGCGCGCAG ATCGTTTATAAACAGCGACCATTTTTCCGCCTCATCGACAAGGGGACGCTCGGAAACTGAGGAGGAGGCTATATCCGAAATGGAGCTGGCCCACACTTTGATCCTTAATGAGGATGCTCTCAAGCAGTTGCCCGAACACAAGCGGCCTGTGTTCGAGTTGGAATGGCTGCGCTACTTGGAGAAGGCCCTGCCACTGGTGTCCAAAGCGGAGATCAAGGCGAGCCAGAAGAAGCTGGTGCAGCAGCTCTCTGAAAGAATCCAGGGCGCACCAGGTCCGCCCATTCGTAAGCTCATTGCTAGCGCGTTGGCCACGCTATTCTCCGTTGGTGACACCTTCATGCTCTTCGACACCGTCAACGCCTGCAATGACATCCTGAAGAACAAGGACGACTCGCCCAGCTACTTGCCCACAAAGCT TGCCGCCATTTGTGTGCTGGGCTCTATGTATGAGAAGCTGGGCAGGATGATGGGCCGCACCTACGAGGATACGGTGCAGATCCTTATTCGAACGCTTCGCAACGCTGAGTCGCAGGCGCGGATTGAGATCATGCACACGCTGGAGAAGGTGAGCGCTGGCATGGGCACAGCCATTGCCAACGTGCACAAGGATATTTACAAGGCGGCCAAGCATTGCCTGTTGGACCGAGTTATGGCTGTTCGAGTGGCTGCAGCCCGCTGCATCCTTAAAATGATATACAGTGCACCATTCCTGTACCAAACGGAGCTGGAAAGCTTGGGAACATTGTGTTTCCGAGCCTTCGACGGCAGCAACTATGAAGTGCGATGTGCGGTAGCTCAGCTGCTGGGAACACTTCTAGCCTATACTCAACAACTGGCAGAAGCGGCAACAAGCAAAAAGAAACAGGGACAAGCGGTGGCTATTCAAGCGGGCAAGGGAGCTACCCAACGCTTGGTTTCCCTGGATGAAGCTCTGGGCATTCTCATGTCAGGTTTCCTTCGTGGTGGCGCATCTTTTCTCAAGGGTACCGGAGAGATTATCAAAGGCAGCTCAGGTGTCAACCGTGAGGTGCGAGTGGGTGTAACGCATGCATACGTGGTTTTCGTGCAATTCATGGGCAGCGTTTGGTTGGAACGACAGTTAAGCACATTTCTGGCACACGTTTTGGATCTCGTGGCCAATCCAAAGGCAGCGTGCTCCCACGTAGATGCAGTGTATTCACGGAAATGCATTAGCTTTATACTCCGATCAACGATTGGAAAGATGCTAGGCGAGAAGGCGCAGAGCGCTGCCTGCAAGGAACTGGTCCATCTGGTAGCCAAACAGATGAACTCAATTGACTTCAATCCCGAGAACGCCAAGGATTCTAATCAAGAAACACTGTTCAGTCAGCACCTGCTGGTGTGTGCCCTCCAGGAATTGAGTTCTCTACTTATTGGATTAGGAACCACGGCCCAGAACTTGTTGGGAGATCAATCCCTGCAAGCGATCGATGCTACCTGTGCCGTATTGGTACATCCCTGCGCCGCTGCCCGTTTGGCTGCCGCTTGGTGCTTACGATGCGCTTGTGTGGCGGTTCCTGGGCAAATCACGCCACTAATTGATCGCTTTGTGGAGGCCATCGAGCAGATGCGATCCTCGCCAGAAGCAATGGCCGGATATAGCTGCGCTTTGGCGGCAATTTTGGGAAGCGTTCGGTACTCGCCATTGGGCATACCCCACACAAAGGGAAAGGTCGTGTTCAACTGTGCGGAGGAACTGCTGCGATCTGCTTCCCAGAATAGCCGCATGTCGCTGCACCGTACCCAGGCCGGCTGGCTATTAATTGGAGCTATAATGACTTTGGGATCGCCGGTAGTCAAGGGCTTGCTGCCGCGAATGCTGCTACTGTGGCGGAACTCTTTCCCGCGGTCCAACAAAGAGCTTGAATCGGAAAAGGCGCGCGGCGATGCCTTTACCTGGCAGGTGACCCTAGAGGGCAGAGCTGGAGCTCTTTCTGTAATGCACAGCTTCCTGCTTAATTGCCCGGATCTCCTGAACGAAGACATAACCAGACGACTACTCACCCCCATCGAAAGCGCCCTGGCCATGTTGGTCAA CTTGGCATCTGTCCTAAAGAGCTATGGAACCCAGCTAAAGGCACCGGCAGCTATGGTGCGGCTTCGTCTCTTTGAAACGCTGACGCTGCTGCCTGCTAATGCGCTAGAGGCCTCCTATACCCATCTTCTTCGCATGCTCGTCTCGGAGTTTACTCTTTCGGATAACGCGGCCAACACTACAAACTCATTGTTGCGGACGCTTTGTCATGGTGATGATTCGATCATACTGGGCACCTGGCTGCAAGAAACTAATCATCGCACCATTGAGGATCAG cTGCAACCCAATAGCGCCGCGGGATCTGGCGCCTTAGAGCACGATCCATGCTGTTTGTACCGTCCCAGGTCTGCCCAAGGCAATGGATCCAGCTCGAATGGTTCATCAGCAACATCTACTGGTGGAAGCAACGGCGGTGGAGGAAGCAACATTCAGCAGATCAGCAAGGCCCAACAGTGTCCAGGACCATTGCCACTCGGGGTAGCAGTGATCGATATGGCAGTGACTCTGTATGGAACCATTTTTCCCAAAGTGGCAAACAAGCATAGGCTGCAAATGCTGGAGCACTTTACTGAGTGCATTCGCCAGGCCAAGAGCAGTCGCCAAGAAGCCGTTCAAATGAATATCTTTACGGCTCTGCTATGCGCTCTAAAAAATCTGACAGATAGCAAGACAAGCCTAGGACAGGAGGATGTTCGAAAGAGTGCCACGGCATTGATAGTTGCTTCGCTGACGAGTGCCAACTCTACCATACGGTGTGCGGCTGGAGAGGCCTTGGGTCGATTGGCCCAGGTCGTGGGAGATTCTCATTTTACCGCGGAGTTGGCTCAAAATAGTTTTGATAAACTAAAGTCTGCCAGAGATGTGGTCACGAGGACGGGACATTCACATGCCCTGGGCTGCCTGCATCGCTATGTGGGTGGCATGGGCTCGTCGCAGCATCTGAGCACCAGTGTATCTATCCTTTTGGCCTTGGGTCAAGATAGTGCATCGCCAGTGGTACAGGCTTGGTCGCTTTATGCTCTAGCGCAGATTGCCGACTCTGGAGGACCAATGTTCCGCGGCTACGTGGAGGCAACTTTGACGCTGTGTCTGAAACTTTTACTTACCGTACCCCACGCTCATGTTGATGTACATCAGTGTGTGGGCCGTGTAGTCAATGCGTTGATCACCACCGTGGGACCGGAGTtgcaaggaggaggaggcgcaGTGGCCACCATGAGAGGATCATTCCTCTGCTCAGCAGCTCTTCTTCAATCACATTCGGATCCTCTTGTACAAGCTGAGGCTATTGGCTGCCTGCAGCAGCTACATCTTTTTGCCAGTAAATCTCTGCAACTAGAGGAGTTGGTACCCACGCTGGTTGGAATGCTAGCCTGTAACTATTTCATACTTCGCAAGGCCTCCGTTTCCTGCCTCCGTCAGTTGGCCCATCGAGAAGCTAAGGAAGTGTGTGAATTAGCTTTAACTATTAACGCCGAACAACTTCCGGATTTGGTAATTACGGAGTATGGACTTCCAGGGCTGCTTTTCTCACTGCTCGACACAGAAACGGATGCCGAGATGCTGAGAAACATTCACGATACACTCACATCAATGCTCCAAATGCTGGCTGCAGATAATCTCAGCTCCTGGTTGAGTCTTTGCAAGAATGTGTTAACCGTTGCTGTGGAAGGAGGACTAAATGATGATCCCGCTGCTGGGGAACAAAGCAAGAGCAAGGAGGCTGGTGGAGAAGATGATGAAGAGGACGAGGAGGAAGAGTATGCTGATGATGTAACAGAATACCGAGCAGAGGAGAACACATCCACCCATCCAGCAGTGCAGCCAAGGTGGCCCACTCGTGTTTTCGCCGCCCAGTGCGTGCGGCGGATCATAGCCAGCTGTGAGGCTGCCAGTTCAGTGCACTTTGATCTCCTGCAGGCTAAGGAACAGCAACTTATTCGTTCTCGCGGAGATTACCTCATCCTCCATTTAGCGGAACTTATTCGAATGTCCTTTATGGCTGCCACCTCGGACTCGGATCAATTGAGATTAGAAGGATTGCGCACCCTGCAGGAAATAATCGATCGATTTGCTAACGTTCCGGAACCGGAGTTCCCTGGTCACCTACTCTTGGAGCAGTTCCAGGCTCAGGTGGGAGCTGCCTTGCGCCCTGCTTTCGCGCCGGATACCCCCTCCCATGTGACAGCTGCTGCTTGTGAAGTTTGCTCAGCGTGGATTGGATCTGGAGTGGCTCGCGACATAGGAGATCTAAAAAGAGTTCACCAGCTGTTAGTCAGTTCCCTTGATAAGCTTTCCTCAAAAACCAACAGCACTCAGTTATATAACGAATCCATGGCTACTTTGGAGAAGCTAAGCATTTTAAAGGCGTGGGCAGAGGTTTATATTGTGGCCATGATAGGAAATGGAAAGGCTCCGGCTTCCCTACTGAATCTCCAATCCCAACAATCCGGCTTTCAATCCTTAACCAATCTGGAAACGGACTCGGATGTTCCTGACAGTAGGGGTGAAAGTCTTTTAGGATTAGTGCAACCTGAGCTCCACAATCTTTCAACACACTGGCTGAGTGCTATGAAGGATCACGCCTTGCTGCTTCTACCTGCGGAGTTCCAATCCCAACTACCGCACGACGGAGGAGCCTTTTACACCACGGACACCATTAATTCGTCAAAACCACATTACATGACCAGTTGGCCCCCAATCCTCTATGCCTCCGCACTATGGTTAAGGGATGAAGGGTTCGCCCGTCATCTAGACACAAGTGAAGCCGCAGCTGAGTCCAACAATAATCAGATCACTCATGGATCTTTGTCAGCGGATCGCTTCCATATGATCTTCGGCATCTGCATGGAGGCGCTCTGCAGCATGAGAAGCTCTGAAAGGCCGAGAAACATTGTGAGCTGCCTTCGCTCACTGCACAGCATCTTTGATTCTGATTGGGCTAGGAGGCAGTTGGTCAAGGATCGGGCTTTAACCATTGAACTCTGTCATGTTCTACATCGTCAGATACTGACGAGAGATGAATTACTCGTACAACTTCTGTGCGTAGAAATTTTAAAGCAAACAATCCGCGCTGCTAGGGAAGACTTAGAAAGAAAACGGGACGATAATGCCAATTCTGAGGACGGAAAGGGTGGAGAGCGACATGGAGAAGATGATTCTATGCAGCCAGGAAGCTCGCATGTCTACGCCGTTCTGGAGGTTTGTCTTTGCCTATTTGTTCGCCAAATACCTACGATGAATCCCACGAGGCAGGGAGCTGGTGGCTCCGGCTTACAGCTGGACTTTGCCTATGCCAAAATGGCCACTGGCTCGTCATTCTTCTCGGTGCTCGGCGATGAAAACGGCCTGCTAGTATCCAGCGGACTGCAGTGCGTCGAACAGTTGATGGATTTGTGTACTCCCAAAGGTGCCCTTGCAATCCTGCCCACCGTCCTGTATATGACAACCAGTATCGTTAAAGAAATCGCCAACAAGTCGGCCATAGATAGTACTATCTTGGCAAATACGTGTGCTGTGAAGTCTGCCCTGCAGTGCTTGCGATCCGTTTGTGTCCACAAGTGGGCTAAAGTAGAGGAGACAACCGAGGAATGGCAACAGTTACTGCAAAGTGCACTGGCCACCATTGTGGATCTCACCAAAACGGCTGGCGATAACGAGGAAAGGAAAGTCGACGAGGTCACTATGCTGCTGGCCATCACTGTTTTTATTCTACATACTCCCGCCTCCGTTGTGGCTACACCTTCATTGCAATATCCATGCATTAATCACTTCCGGCAGTGCCTGCAGTCGGAGAACCTCTCGGTGAAGCTGCGCTGCATCGAGACCACGCGATCGATCTTCGCTCGGGCCGAATTGAAGACGGCAACACCCTACATCCACGCACTTGCGCCTAGGATAATCGAATCGTTGTATGCGGAGTCCAGCAAGGTGCCCACAAGCGAACTGGAGCTACAGGTCACCCTGGAGAGCATCGTTACCGTGGAGCAGCTTATAGACTTGTCGGAGCCGCAGAACC GAAACATGAACTTGCTACAAG ATATTCAGATGCTGACTCTGTTGGTCCCTGTGCTCATTGGCTTCCTAGCGGAACCCAGTCGACTCCGGACGCTGCCAAAGTATCAACGGCAGCTGCACGACCAGGCGCTGCAGTGGCTACTGAAGATCGGTCCGAAATATCCGCAGGAGTTTAAGGCCCTGATGGGTCAAACACCGGAACTGCGACAAAAACTAGAAGCGGCCATTCGCAGCCAACAGCAGTCGATTAACATTGCCCAAAAAGCAAGCGAGGCGCAGAGGAACCTGCTGGCCAAGCCGCAGAAGCCTACGATCAAGCTGAAGACGGATTTCAGTAACTTCCAATGA